The following proteins come from a genomic window of Maniola jurtina chromosome 15, ilManJurt1.1, whole genome shotgun sequence:
- the LOC123872744 gene encoding probable ATP-dependent RNA helicase DDX56, which translates to MADEKKVMFHEMELDDRILKAISQLGWPHPTLIQETAIPLLLEGKDVLMRARTGSGKTAAFAIPVIQKILNLKNTSTHQCIKALILSPSKELCGQITSVISDLTLKCAREVRCIDISSSGDTHIQKSLLADKPDIVVATPSRALAHLKANNMRLKDELALLVIDEADLVFSFGYEDEIKELLSYLPKIYQAVLASATLSDDVISLKKIVLRNPVTLKLEEPELAPTSQLQHYHLFAEEDDKAAILYALLKLNLIRGKSIIFVRTVDRCYKLKLYLEQFKIGSCVLNSELPAAVRCLSVDQFNRGRYQIIVASDEKALEKPDGGMLAGEEIGNKKRQKSKRKKDKESGVSRGIDFQHVSNVINFDFPLDVTSYVHRAGRTARGNNQGSVLSFVSIREKPLMEAVEEHLSKGFKGQKVLQKYEFALEEVEGFRYRSRDAWRAVTRVAVREARLKEIKQELLNCRKLQGYFEENPTDLAALKRDKALHTVRVQPQLAHVPEYLLPAALRSEQCDDDDVETPAQPKKRKQAHKTNFGSAKRHKYQARQSDPLKSFKVKKMKTTPAPSSGDT; encoded by the exons atgGCAGACGAGAAAAAGGTTATGTTCCATGAAATGGAGCTGGATGATAGAATTCTAAAG gCTATATCCCAGTTAGGATGGCCACATCCAACCCTCATTCAAGAGACAGCAATCCCTCTATTACTTGAGGGTAAAGATGTGCTCATGCGTGCCAGAACAGGCTCAGGCAAAACTGCAGCCTTTGCCATTCCAGTTATACAGAAAATATTGAATCTTAAGAACACAAGTACACACCAGTGCATTAAGGCCCTTATACTGTCTCCAAGTAAAGAGTTATGTGGACAG ATTACCTCAGTAATAAGTGACCTAACACTCAAATGTGCCAGAGAGGTGCGTTGTATAGACATATCTTCGAGCGGAGACACCCACATTCAAAAATCCTTACTGGCTGACAAACCTGACATAGTAGTGGCAACTCCGTCCAGGGCGTTGGCACACTTAAAGGCCAATAACATGAGGTTGAAGGATGAGTTGGCATTATTGGTCATTGATGAAGCTGATTTAGTGTTTTCTTTTGGATATGAGGATGAAATTAAAGAACTTCTCAG CTATCTACCGAAAATATACCAAGCAGTGCTGGCCTCAGCAACTCTATCAGATGACGTAATAAGCCTAAAGAAGATAGTCCTCAGAAACCCTGTGACCCTCAAACTAGAGGAGCCAGAGTTGGCTCCCACGTCACAGTTGCAGCATTACCATCTGTTTGCTGAGGAGGATGACAAGGCGGCCATATTGTATGCACTGCTTAAGCTGAACCTTATTAGAGGGAAAAGCATTATTTTTGTGAGGACAGTTGATAGGTGCTACAA gttaaAACTCTATCTAGAACAGTTCAAAATAGGCTCGTGCGTACTAAACTCTGAGCTACCGGCGGCAGTCAGGTGTTTATCTGTTGACCAGTTCAACAGAGGGCGCTACCAGATCATAGTGGCTTCAGATGAAAAGGCGTTGGAGAAACCGGACGGTGGAATGTTGGCCGGGGAAGAGATAGGAAACAAGAAAAGA CAAAAGTCAAAACGCAAGAAAGACAAAGAGTCTGGCGTATCAAGAGGTATAGATTTCCAGCATGTTTCCAACGTCATCAACTTCGACTTCCCTCTCGACGTCACTTCCTACGTGCATAGAGCGGGACGAACCGCCAGGGGCAACAATCAG ggttccgtactatcatTCGTGTCTATACGAGAGAAGCCTCTAATGGAAGCTGTGGAAGAGCATTTATCCAAAGGATTCAAGGGGCAAAAAGTTCTACA GAAATACGAGTTCGCGTTGGAGGAGGTGGAAGGGTTCCGCTACAGATCGCGGGACGCGTGGCGCGCGGTGACGCGCGTGGCGGTACGGGAGGCGCGGCTAAAGGAGATCAAGCAGGAACTTCTCAACTGTAGGAAGTTACAG GGTTATTTCGAAGAAAACCCGACAGACTTAGCGGCTTTGAAGAGAGATAAGGCTCTTCACACTGTCCGCGTGCAACCGCAGCTAGCTCACGTACCGGAGTACTTATTGCCTGCCGCGTTACGCAGCGAGCAatgcgatgatgatgatgtggaGACGCCCGCGCAGCCTAAGAAGAGGAAGCAGGCTCACAAAACCAACTTTGGCAGCGCTAAGAGGCATAAATATCAG GCACGGCAAAGCGATCCCCTCAAGAGTTTCAAAGTCAAGAAAATGAAAACTACACCGGCACCTTCGTCCGGGGACACTTAG